From one Propionispora hippei DSM 15287 genomic stretch:
- a CDS encoding MurR/RpiR family transcriptional regulator: MAKGVSVIDQIFSCYHELFEAEKRVADYILAQPEQVIDMTVSELAELSAASNATIIRFCKKCGCQGFQHLKIRIARESAVVQEKQPSGTIHMDDLEQSLHNIVVNKCEEIKQTLYNIPLEEVRTMVDRIKESRFVLFAALGNTIPVALDGAYKLNQLGITALCSPIWESQMAMAHTLTAEDVVIAISASGESKKLLTLVDRAQERGAAVLAITNYAKSSLALRCPYHIHTVARERLFFPNFSFAFTRLAAMAVMETFFFLLASSKAGAQECIALHEQTIADDKT; the protein is encoded by the coding sequence ATGGCCAAGGGAGTATCGGTTATTGACCAGATTTTTTCCTGTTATCACGAGTTATTTGAGGCGGAAAAACGGGTGGCCGACTATATTCTGGCCCAGCCGGAGCAGGTCATTGATATGACTGTCTCAGAGTTGGCGGAACTCAGTGCGGCAAGCAATGCCACCATTATTCGGTTTTGTAAAAAATGCGGCTGTCAGGGGTTTCAGCATCTAAAGATCCGGATTGCCCGGGAATCGGCGGTGGTGCAGGAAAAGCAGCCTTCCGGTACGATTCATATGGACGACTTGGAGCAGTCACTGCACAACATTGTGGTTAATAAATGTGAGGAGATCAAACAAACGTTATATAATATCCCGCTGGAAGAAGTCCGGACGATGGTCGACCGTATTAAAGAATCACGGTTTGTTTTATTTGCGGCCCTGGGAAACACCATTCCGGTGGCGCTGGATGGGGCCTATAAGCTCAATCAACTGGGAATAACGGCACTGTGTTCCCCCATCTGGGAAAGTCAGATGGCTATGGCGCACACGTTAACTGCAGAGGATGTGGTGATTGCCATTTCTGCCTCCGGCGAGTCCAAGAAACTGTTGACCTTAGTGGACCGGGCGCAGGAACGGGGCGCGGCTGTTCTGGCTATAACCAATTATGCCAAATCCTCTTTGGCGCTACGGTGTCCTTATCATATTCACACTGTGGCCCGGGAACGGCTGTTTTTCCCTAATTTCAGCTTTGCCTTTACCAGGCTGGCAGCTATGGCAGTGATGGAGACGTTCTTCTTTTTGCTGGCCAGCAGCAAGGCCGGTGCCCAGGAATGCATTGCCCTCCATGAACAGACCATAGCCGATGATAAGACCTAA
- a CDS encoding Gfo/Idh/MocA family protein gives MINLRWGILGPGNIAADFAKALQAVNGGVYAVGARSLAKAEAFAGQYAVEKVYGSYDELLKDEALDIVYLATPHSHHYEYIMRSLEQGKHVLCEKAITVNSRQLQEAAALAKKKNLILAEAMTIYHMPLYAKLRQIVQSGQIGRLKMIQVSFGSCKEYDVANRFFSKELAGGALLDIGTYALSFARYFLSAPPQEILTTMKPFETGVDEQSGIILKNNRDEMAVVALTMRAKMPKRGVVAGETGFITVDNFPRADRAVIQYLDGRSEVVADGDTEQALAYEVAAISQCVARGEGGYLDLSLDVMNIMDEVRRQWNIQYPFE, from the coding sequence ATGATTAACTTGCGTTGGGGCATTCTTGGTCCAGGCAATATCGCGGCTGATTTCGCTAAAGCCCTTCAGGCGGTGAATGGCGGTGTGTATGCCGTGGGAGCCAGGTCGTTGGCGAAGGCCGAAGCTTTCGCCGGACAGTATGCGGTGGAAAAAGTATATGGCAGCTACGATGAGCTGCTTAAGGATGAAGCTTTGGATATTGTCTATCTGGCGACGCCGCACAGTCACCATTATGAGTATATTATGCGGAGCCTGGAACAAGGCAAGCATGTATTGTGCGAAAAGGCGATCACAGTAAATAGCCGGCAACTGCAGGAAGCGGCCGCTTTGGCTAAGAAGAAAAACCTCATTCTGGCCGAAGCGATGACCATCTATCATATGCCGCTGTACGCCAAGCTGCGGCAAATCGTTCAGTCAGGCCAAATCGGCCGTTTAAAAATGATTCAGGTTTCATTCGGCAGTTGTAAAGAGTATGATGTGGCCAACCGGTTTTTTAGCAAGGAATTGGCCGGCGGGGCTTTGCTCGATATCGGCACTTATGCTTTGTCGTTTGCCCGTTACTTTTTGTCGGCGCCGCCGCAGGAAATCTTAACGACTATGAAACCGTTTGAAACCGGTGTAGATGAACAATCGGGCATAATTCTGAAAAATAACAGGGACGAAATGGCAGTGGTGGCGCTGACCATGCGGGCCAAAATGCCTAAGCGGGGTGTTGTGGCCGGCGAGACCGGTTTTATTACCGTTGATAATTTCCCCCGGGCCGACCGGGCGGTGATTCAATATCTGGACGGCCGGAGCGAAGTAGTAGCGGACGGCGATACGGAGCAGGCTCTGGCTTATGAAGTGGCGGCCATCAGCCAATGTGTCGCTCGCGGCGAAGGCGGTTATCTGGATCTGTCGCTGGACGTTATGAACATTATGGATGAAGTCCGGCGGCAGTGGAATATACAGTATCCGTTTGAATAA
- a CDS encoding HAD family hydrolase, whose translation MNYKAVLFDLDGTLLNSLDDLANSMNAVLSKHGFPVHDTEKYKYFIGNGMERLVKRVLPAGQEENKDMVARCLQGLHEEYGCRWHEKTRPYPGIEELLAALAAKGLRLSVLSNKADSFTKVIIEHYFGSTRFDFVYGARDGVPKKPDPGAALEIVKLSGIEPAEYLYLGDSGVDMQTATAAGMYAVGAAWGFREEPELRENGAKMVIYQPGELLKLA comes from the coding sequence ATGAACTATAAAGCCGTTCTATTTGATTTAGACGGAACCTTATTGAATTCACTGGACGATTTGGCCAATTCCATGAATGCGGTTTTGTCCAAACATGGCTTTCCCGTGCATGATACCGAGAAATACAAGTATTTCATCGGTAATGGCATGGAAAGGCTGGTGAAACGGGTATTACCTGCCGGGCAAGAAGAAAACAAGGATATGGTAGCACGCTGCCTGCAAGGACTGCATGAGGAATACGGCTGCCGCTGGCACGAAAAGACCCGTCCTTATCCGGGAATTGAAGAACTGCTTGCGGCATTAGCGGCGAAAGGACTTCGCCTGTCAGTACTGTCCAATAAGGCCGACTCTTTTACTAAAGTGATTATTGAGCATTACTTCGGCAGCACCCGCTTTGATTTTGTCTACGGTGCCCGAGATGGGGTGCCGAAGAAACCTGACCCCGGGGCAGCCCTGGAAATTGTCAAACTGTCCGGCATCGAGCCGGCGGAATATCTCTATCTCGGCGATTCCGGCGTGGATATGCAAACCGCCACCGCCGCCGGTATGTACGCTGTCGGCGCCGCCTGGGGCTTCCGCGAGGAACCGGAATTGCGGGAAAATGGAGCCAAAATGGTGATTTATCAGCCTGGCGAGCTGCTGAAGCTGGCGTAA